A single Sphingopyxis chilensis DNA region contains:
- the ccmE gene encoding cytochrome c maturation protein CcmE codes for MKAKHQRLALALVALGGIAGAGVLAASALRDEAAYFRTPAEVAGGKAAVGEAMRLGGMVAKGSIARQSDGLTIRFVATDGKATVPVEYKGIVPDLFGEESGMVADGRMRADGTFVADRILAKHDERYMPPQMGEMPKNMKAPKNVKATAWP; via the coding sequence GTGAAAGCCAAGCATCAACGGCTGGCCCTGGCGCTGGTCGCGCTGGGCGGCATTGCCGGCGCGGGCGTGCTTGCGGCGAGCGCGCTGCGCGACGAGGCGGCCTATTTTCGCACGCCCGCGGAAGTCGCGGGCGGCAAGGCCGCGGTCGGCGAAGCGATGCGGCTGGGCGGCATGGTCGCCAAGGGCAGCATCGCACGGCAGTCGGATGGCCTCACGATCCGCTTCGTCGCGACCGACGGCAAGGCGACGGTGCCGGTCGAATATAAGGGCATCGTCCCCGACCTGTTCGGCGAGGAGAGCGGCATGGTCGCCGACGGCCGGATGCGCGCCGACGGGACTTTTGTGGCGGACCGCATCCTTGCGAAGCATGACGAGCGTTATATGCCGCCGCAGATGGGTGAGATGCCGAAGAATATGAAGGCGCCGAAAAATGTGAAGGCGACGGCGTGGCCAT